Proteins encoded by one window of Nicotiana tabacum cultivar K326 chromosome 10, ASM71507v2, whole genome shotgun sequence:
- the LOC142165278 gene encoding uncharacterized protein LOC142165278, producing the protein MDSGCSKHMTGNTINFLSLKALQGGSASFGNGKKGYILGVGKVRKSLTHFIVNLCYVNGLKYSLMSVSQICDKGNKVAFLSKICTVTDLVTGEIVLVAKRYKNIYVADIESLQSGDLSCLKPVDDDAKLWHRRLGHARFSLLKKLIQKDLSKQDVSTSKPLELLHMDLCGPMSVQSRGGKR; encoded by the exons ATGGATAGTGGATGTTCGAAAcacatgactgggaacaccataaactttctttcactaaaagccctacAGGGAGGGAGTGCATCCTTTGGCAATGgcaaaaaggggtacattcttggagttggaaaagttaGGAAGTCACTCACTCACTTTATTGTAAATCTGTGTTATGTCAATGGACTTAAGTATAGTCTCATGAGTGTCTCTCAAATTTGCGATAAGGGAAACAAGGTGGcgttcttgtccaaaatatgtacagtcactgACCTTGTGACTGGTGAAATAGTCctggtggccaaaagatacaagaacatctatgttgctgatatTGAATCTTTACagagtggtgatctgagttgtctgaaGCCTGTTGACGATGATGCTAAACTATGGCACAGAAGACTGGGCCATGCAAGGTTCTCTCTTCTGAAgaaactaattcagaaggacctg TCAAAACAAGATGTGAGCACCTCAAAACCACTTGAGCTCTTGCATATGGATTTGTGTGGACCTATGAGTGTGCAAAGCAGAGGAGGAAAGAGATAA